The following are encoded in a window of Pelecanus crispus isolate bPelCri1 chromosome 6, bPelCri1.pri, whole genome shotgun sequence genomic DNA:
- the LYVE1 gene encoding lymphatic vessel endothelial hyaluronic acid receptor 1 isoform X2 codes for MATYFGVTSAVFFIWVMTFTAQTYFTTGSILSPCRITGVGIYHEKKANFSEASNACNQLNLQLASKDQVEKALKHGFETCSYGWVKDGLAVIPRITSNKKCGQGNIGLVPWYAEPFKTFKVYCFNSSEATTTKMPEEDPPTDSPNYTSYAAFNNDAIVFGGIPTALLVLAVIFFIISVVLAVCYIKKYKKTFPFSNKNQQKDMVETTALKEAKSNDETPKKKTKNNGKKVEESKTKPEATVKCLEAEV; via the exons ATGGCAACTTATTTTGGAGTTACCTCAGCAGTGTTTTTCATCTGGGTTATGACATTCACGGCTCAAACTTACTTTACAACAG GTTCCATTCTTTCACCTTGCAGGATCACAGGTGTTGGAATTTATCATGAGAAGAAAGCTAATTTCTCAGAAGCAAGTAATGCATGCAATCAACTGAATCTACAACTGGCAAGTAAAGACCAAGTTGAAAAGGCTTTGAAACATGGCTTTGAAACATGCAG CTATGGATGGGTGAAAGATGGATTGGCTGTCATTCCTCGGATAACATCCAACAAGAAATGTGGTCAGGGCAACATTGGACTAGTGCCATGGTATGCTGAACCCTTTAAAACATTTAAGGTTTACTGCTTCAATTCCTCAG AAGCAACTACTACAAAAATGCCAGAGGAAGACCCACCAACTGACTCTCCTAACTACACTTCCTATGCTGCCTTTAACAATGATGCCATTGTCTTTGGAG GTATCCCCACTGCACTTCTTGTACTGGCAGTCATCTTCTTCATTATTTCAGTTGTTCTAGCAGTCTGCTATATCAAAAA GTACAAGAAAACCTTCCCATTTTCAAACAAGAATCAGCAAAAAGACATGGTTGAAACTACTGCTCTCAAAGAAGCTAAGTCAAATGACGAAACAcctaagaagaaaacaaagaataatggAAAAAAGGTAGAAGAGTCTAAAACCAAGCCTGAGGCCACAGTAAAATGTCTAGAAGCAGAAGTTTAA
- the LYVE1 gene encoding lymphatic vessel endothelial hyaluronic acid receptor 1 isoform X1, with protein sequence MATYFGVTSAVFFIWVMTFTAQTYFTTGSILSPCRITGVGIYHEKKANFSEASNACNQLNLQLASKDQVEKALKHGFETCSYGWVKDGLAVIPRITSNKKCGQGNIGLVPWYAEPFKTFKVYCFNSSDVQINSCKPDPTTTILPSSSAPTNLTAYSGSDLTENITAVPNVAESEQSLKNIKFRLICITETILPTEATTTKMPEEDPPTDSPNYTSYAAFNNDAIVFGGIPTALLVLAVIFFIISVVLAVCYIKKYKKTFPFSNKNQQKDMVETTALKEAKSNDETPKKKTKNNGKKVEESKTKPEATVKCLEAEV encoded by the exons ATGGCAACTTATTTTGGAGTTACCTCAGCAGTGTTTTTCATCTGGGTTATGACATTCACGGCTCAAACTTACTTTACAACAG GTTCCATTCTTTCACCTTGCAGGATCACAGGTGTTGGAATTTATCATGAGAAGAAAGCTAATTTCTCAGAAGCAAGTAATGCATGCAATCAACTGAATCTACAACTGGCAAGTAAAGACCAAGTTGAAAAGGCTTTGAAACATGGCTTTGAAACATGCAG CTATGGATGGGTGAAAGATGGATTGGCTGTCATTCCTCGGATAACATCCAACAAGAAATGTGGTCAGGGCAACATTGGACTAGTGCCATGGTATGCTGAACCCTTTAAAACATTTAAGGTTTACTGCTTCAATTCCTCAG ATGTTCAGATTAATTCATGTAAACCAGATCCAACTACAACCATATTACCTTCATCAAGTGCACCAACAAACTTAACTGCATATTCAGGCTCTGATTTGACTGAGAACATCACAGCAGTGCCCAATGTGGCCGAGTCAGAACAATcgctgaaaaatataaaatttcgCCTAATATGTATAACTGAAACTATATTACCAACAGAAGCAACTACTACAAAAATGCCAGAGGAAGACCCACCAACTGACTCTCCTAACTACACTTCCTATGCTGCCTTTAACAATGATGCCATTGTCTTTGGAG GTATCCCCACTGCACTTCTTGTACTGGCAGTCATCTTCTTCATTATTTCAGTTGTTCTAGCAGTCTGCTATATCAAAAA GTACAAGAAAACCTTCCCATTTTCAAACAAGAATCAGCAAAAAGACATGGTTGAAACTACTGCTCTCAAAGAAGCTAAGTCAAATGACGAAACAcctaagaagaaaacaaagaataatggAAAAAAGGTAGAAGAGTCTAAAACCAAGCCTGAGGCCACAGTAAAATGTCTAGAAGCAGAAGTTTAA